TTACTTTTTGTATTATAAATTTCAATTAATAGTTTATTAAAAAGTATAATTATTTTATTTAGTCATATTTACATTATACTAATATGTCTATTTAATTTTTATTTAAAGGAAAAAACTATACAATTCTTAAATATAGTTGAAAGGATAAATCATGCAAATAAAAGAATTACCTGAACCTACTCCCTTAGACGAAGAGACCATAAAAGCAATAAGAGCAGCTAGGGAAAAAGTAGAGCAAGAAAGAAAAGAATATGTTCCCACAAGTGATCAATTAAAAGAAAATCCTTGGTTAAAAAATGCAGCAACTGGTCTTCAAAAAGTCTCAGATATTATTAAAGATTATGAAAATGGTGTTGATGGCTCAGGAAAATTTACATTGTCAAAATTAACAAATAGCTCTTCAGATATATTAAATGATAAAAATGAGACCATAGGTACTTATGGCATTTTTACAAAAGTAGAGGAAACAACTACCCATCTAGCTTGGGATGATGAGAATTATACAAGAAGTGGTACAAAAGAGACTAACAGTATGAGTTTTAACTACACATATAATTCATACGAAAGTAATCGTTTTGAAAGTGCTAACATAAAATTCGATGTTAAAAATGCAGATAAAGAAATTGATTTTAATAAGCTCTATGATAAATTAAAAAGCGACAAAGAGTTTGAAAAAGACTTTATATCTAGTTTGGACGATTATATTAATAGTAATGATGGTAGAAAACTAATTAATTATTTAAAACAAGCTTTAGAAATTGAAAATGCAACTTTAAATATAAAAGAGCCTAGTGATTTAGCAACTTATGGGAATAAAGGAAACTTAAATTCAATGGAAAATAATAGTTCACATTTAAGTCTTTTAGCATAATTACAAGAGGAATAGATTTTATTTTACTACTATCTAAGAGGTCACTTCCTCTTAGAATAAATATTTTTATTAACTCATTGCTAAATGAGTATATATTGCTCTAAAAGATTCATCAATAGATTCTTTATGTTCTGCAAATTCCTCTTTACTAGCCTTACCTAGTGCTTCTAATTTTGCTTTCCCCTCTTTTATCTTCATCTCTACTGTTTGAATTTGTTTATCTATTTCAGCATTAGCTTTTGTATCCGATGGAGATAATTTAGATTTTAACTCTTTTAGTTTCCCCTCACACTCATCTAATTGAAGTTGCTTTGCTTCTAAATATTCTTTAATATCTTTCATCCTAATTCCTTTTGCTTAAATTTGTTTCTATCATTATTATAATACTTTATCTACCTATTATCAATAATTAATAATAAAACTACATTAGAAAATTTATTATTAGCATTAAGATTTTGTTAAAATTTGTAACAATATCACTTAAAACTCTTTAATATAACCATATCATCAAGAGAGTTTGATTTTCTTTTTCTAAATCTTTCTAAAAAAAGACGAAAATCATCTATCTCTGATTCTTTCCATACATTAAGCAAGTATTTTCTAATTAGCTCTTCTTTATTAAAAGTATCACTTTCTTCTTCATCATTTATTTTATGTTTTTTATCATCTTTTAAAATACCAGAAAGTGCCTCATCTATGATTTCATTTATATCATTACTTTTTGTATCCATTTTCTCTGTTTCTTGTACTTTTGAAGCTTCTAACTTATCAATCCAATCTGTTTTTCCAGTTCCATAGTTCTTACTTTGCCCTACATCATAAAAAGAGCCATTTTCATAATCTATTGATAAAACTAAATCAGGGATAGAATCAATTCCAGCTTTTGCTAGATTTTTCAAATCTTCACCATAAGAATAAATTGCTATATTTTTATATTCTTCAGGAACACTTGTACCATTTCTAATACTTTCTTTATAAAGATCAAAAACATCTGTTCCATCTTCTGTTACAAACTTCCCATCTACAACACTTAAATCATTTAAGTCATATCCTATCTCATCTTTCATTTCCCTAATTAAATCATATTTATCATGTTTTTCTCTTGTAAATTGTGTCGAATCATCTAATGAACTTGAAATGATATGAATAAATAACTGTTTTGAATTTTTTTCATCCAACATCTTTTCTAATAAACTAGTAAGATTTGTATCATCTGTTCCAGTGACACTTACTTTATAATCATTTGGGTCAATTGTAAATCTTAATTTTGTATCTTTAGGAATTATTAGACTATTAGTATCTAATAATTGTTGAACTTGTTTATTTACTTCTTCTCTATTAAATGCCTTTTCTTTTGCTATCTCAACATCACCATACATACCTTCCATCCCTCTATCTCGAAAAATGGGATCGTAATAATAAGTAGATCCATTTTCTCCCCACTTAAAATAATTGTACTCATTCTTTTCAGCAGCATCTCTTTCTTCATCTGTTAATCCATTTATATAATAAGGAGAAGTTTTATCATAGTATTTATCCCAAATATGTTGAGCAGGATTATCAAATTGTTTATCTTCTTCCACTACTTTTGCATAATAATCATTTTTTATTTTAGTTCGCTTTTCATGTTCACTTATATATTTATTTCTTGATTGAATAATTGCTTCTTGTGATTGTGTTTGATTTGTTTTATTCAAGTTATTTTTTGCAGCTGAACTTAGACTAAGATGAATGGGATCATTTATGTCATCATTCTCATTTTGAGTAGGTGAACTATTATCTATATTAGTATTATTTTGGAATACTTTAATACCCTGACTTACTGTTGTAAACGAATTAGTTGAGTTAATTGTCATAAAAGCATCCTTTTTTTCCAATTCTTATAAATAGTTTAAGTATTGTATTACAATAATATAATTTTGTCAATTATTTTTTATACGATAATAATTATCTAAAAATATTCTATTTTAAATGATAAAATTTATTATTTAATAAGTTTTATTTAATATAAAAGCTAATAAAATACTTTAAGGACAATTTAATTTGTTCTAAAATTTTTAAGGAGACATTATGAAAAAGTTTGTATTGACAAGTACCCTAGTGCTTTTTTCAGCCGTAAGTTTGTTTGGAATGACAGATTCTTCTTTGTTAGAAAAAGCAAAGAATTCAGGTTTAAAAGCAATTCCAAAAAGTGAGTTAGAGATTCTAAAATTGGTAGATGACCCTAATAATCCTATTACAGCTAAAAAAGTTGAATTAGGTAAAAAACTTTATTTTGAGCCAAGATTATCAAAAAGTGGTCTTATCTCATGTAATACCTGCCATAATTTAGCAATGGGTGGAGTAGATGGAGTTTCAGCTGCTATTGGACATAAATGGACAGCAAATCCTCATCACTTAAACTCCCCAACTGTTTATAACTCTGTTTTAAATAAAGTACAGTTTTGGAATGGTAGATCTCCACACTTAGAAGATCAAGCTCAAGGTCCTATTCAAGCAGGTCCAGAAATGGCAGCACCTTCAAAACTTGTTGTAAATAGAGTTACATCTATGAAAGGTTATGTTGATGAGTTCAAAGATACTTATGGAGATAATGTAAAAATTGATTTTAAACTTATCGCAGATACTATTGCTGTATTTGAAAGAACACTTATTACACCTTCAAGATATGATGATTTTATGAATGGAAATCTATCATCACTATCAAAAGAAGAAAAAAAAGGTCTAAATTTATTTATTGACAAAGGATGTATTGGATGTCACAATGATATTGGATTGGGTGGAACTATGCAACCATTTGCAACAGCCGCTAAATACAAATTTGCTAATTTAGGTGATTTTAAAGGAGATAAAAATAGAATGGTTAAAACTCCAACTTTGAGAAACATTGAAGAGACAGCCCCTTATTTTCATAATGGTGGAGTTTGGTCTTTAAAAGAAGCAGTAAAAGTAATGGGTTCTACTCAACTAGGTTTAAAAATTTCTGATAATGATGCAAAAGAAATAGTAACTTTTCTTAAATCACTTACAGGTGAAAAACCCAAAATTACATATCCAATTCTCCCTATTGCTACAAAAACAACACCAAAACCAGATATGAATTAATTATTATATAAAAGACATAGATTTTACAATCTATGTCTTTAAAAAATTATTCAACTGCAGTTAATAATTTTTTTAAAAGTGTTTTCAAAATTCTTTTTTCTTCTTCACTTAGTATTCCATATACTTTATTATTCTCAGTTGCAAAAACATCTAATAGCTCAACAGCCAATTTTGCACCTTTTTCTTCAAGCTGTACAAGCATACTTCTTTTATCTTTTTTATCAGCTATTCTACTTATGTACTTATTTTCTTCCAATTTTTTTAAAACTTTTGTCATACCACCAGAAGAGAAGATTGTACTTTCATATAACTCAGTTGGAGATTGAATATACCCATTAAAATAAAGGCTAACAAGCACATCTATTTCTGAATGAGTTATACCATAATTGACTTTCATTATATTTTCATGCTTATTAAACATACTTTTATAAATCAAGGTTAAAGGTAAACTAATACCAAAAGTTTTATACTTTGGATTTGTTTCTATATTTTCATAACAATTTTTTATATAATTTTTATTCATAATGCAAGAATAACATAAAAAAGATTAAATATATCTTTCTCGCAAGATATATTTAAGCTATAAGATGCTATCTTTTCACAAAAATAAAGGAGTAAAATGAAAAAAATACATTTATTATTTTTCTTACCTATTTTTTTATGGAGTCAAGATTTAAGTGAATTGATAAATATTTCTCAAAAAAATAAACTAATTCAATCTTCACAAGAAACAGTAGAATCTATAAAAGATGAATACAGTAGTGTAAAAAGATCATATTTACCAAATGTAAGTATTGGAACTTCTTATCAAAATACTAATAGAGAGAGTCAAAACATACCTGCGAATGGTTATACCTCTTATGCAAAAGTTGGACTAACACTATATGATGGAAACAAAAGATATAACTTATTTAAAAGTTACAAATCATATATAAAAAGTTCTAAAGAGAATTTATCTGCTCTTAAAAATGAAGTTGCACTTGATGTAGTAAATTATTATTACCAATATTTAACTTTAGAAGCTCAAAAAGATGCTAAACAAAAAGAGATAGAACAATTAAAATCAGAAGGAAATAGAGTCAAAAATTTTGTGGATGTTGGTTCTGCTACCACTGATGAATATGATAAAATCGAATCAAGAATTCAAAGTTCAATTTTCGATCTTAATCAAATTGAATTGAATATTATAACAGTATTACATACTCTTGAATATGTTACGGGTCAAGAAGTTAGTATAACTGCTGGTTCTGCTATAAAAGATATTAATGCAAATAGTGATTTAAAAGCACAAAGACCTGATCTTAAATCTTTGGAATACAATATAGAAAAACTAAAATATGATGCAAGACAAGAGAAAAGTGGTTATTTACCAAAAATCACCTTGGATAATACATACTCATATTATGATAGAAACTATAAAGACAACTCTATTCCAGAAGAATACAAAGATCAAAATGTATTTACTGTAAATCTTTCATGGGATATTTTCAACTTTAATTCTACAGGTAAAAAATATAGTGCAAAATATAAAGAAT
This portion of the Arcobacter nitrofigilis DSM 7299 genome encodes:
- a CDS encoding TolC family protein, which codes for MKKIHLLFFLPIFLWSQDLSELINISQKNKLIQSSQETVESIKDEYSSVKRSYLPNVSIGTSYQNTNRESQNIPANGYTSYAKVGLTLYDGNKRYNLFKSYKSYIKSSKENLSALKNEVALDVVNYYYQYLTLEAQKDAKQKEIEQLKSEGNRVKNFVDVGSATTDEYDKIESRIQSSIFDLNQIELNIITVLHTLEYVTGQEVSITAGSAIKDINANSDLKAQRPDLKSLEYNIEKLKYDARQEKSGYLPKITLDNTYSYYDRNYKDNSIPEEYKDQNVFTVNLSWDIFNFNSTGKKYSAKYKEYLSKRSNYEYQKKKADTELKTALKTYEIGKIKVKAAKASLKAATSVYDSIKSKYQNGLVDNVTFLEALTEKYDALSQLKSSQYDLEINKATIIYYSGKNVGDYIE
- a CDS encoding DUF4885 family protein, which gives rise to MTINSTNSFTTVSQGIKVFQNNTNIDNSSPTQNENDDINDPIHLSLSSAAKNNLNKTNQTQSQEAIIQSRNKYISEHEKRTKIKNDYYAKVVEEDKQFDNPAQHIWDKYYDKTSPYYINGLTDEERDAAEKNEYNYFKWGENGSTYYYDPIFRDRGMEGMYGDVEIAKEKAFNREEVNKQVQQLLDTNSLIIPKDTKLRFTIDPNDYKVSVTGTDDTNLTSLLEKMLDEKNSKQLFIHIISSSLDDSTQFTREKHDKYDLIREMKDEIGYDLNDLSVVDGKFVTEDGTDVFDLYKESIRNGTSVPEEYKNIAIYSYGEDLKNLAKAGIDSIPDLVLSIDYENGSFYDVGQSKNYGTGKTDWIDKLEASKVQETEKMDTKSNDINEIIDEALSGILKDDKKHKINDEEESDTFNKEELIRKYLLNVWKESEIDDFRLFLERFRKRKSNSLDDMVILKSFK
- a CDS encoding MarR family winged helix-turn-helix transcriptional regulator, producing the protein MNKNYIKNCYENIETNPKYKTFGISLPLTLIYKSMFNKHENIMKVNYGITHSEIDVLVSLYFNGYIQSPTELYESTIFSSGGMTKVLKKLEENKYISRIADKKDKRSMLVQLEEKGAKLAVELLDVFATENNKVYGILSEEEKRILKTLLKKLLTAVE
- a CDS encoding sll1863 family stress response protein, which produces MKDIKEYLEAKQLQLDECEGKLKELKSKLSPSDTKANAEIDKQIQTVEMKIKEGKAKLEALGKASKEEFAEHKESIDESFRAIYTHLAMS
- a CDS encoding cytochrome-c peroxidase, whose protein sequence is MKKFVLTSTLVLFSAVSLFGMTDSSLLEKAKNSGLKAIPKSELEILKLVDDPNNPITAKKVELGKKLYFEPRLSKSGLISCNTCHNLAMGGVDGVSAAIGHKWTANPHHLNSPTVYNSVLNKVQFWNGRSPHLEDQAQGPIQAGPEMAAPSKLVVNRVTSMKGYVDEFKDTYGDNVKIDFKLIADTIAVFERTLITPSRYDDFMNGNLSSLSKEEKKGLNLFIDKGCIGCHNDIGLGGTMQPFATAAKYKFANLGDFKGDKNRMVKTPTLRNIEETAPYFHNGGVWSLKEAVKVMGSTQLGLKISDNDAKEIVTFLKSLTGEKPKITYPILPIATKTTPKPDMN